One Cheilinus undulatus linkage group 22, ASM1832078v1, whole genome shotgun sequence DNA window includes the following coding sequences:
- the lrp10 gene encoding low-density lipoprotein receptor-related protein 10 has translation MMTITFNLPVLLVFTIAACSHFEPALCSARCGHSLQVLDSKVGEIRSSAYHSWSYRFGSTYDCWIIKGAEGEPIVLSFSQFSARCRKEWVTIKSSAGGDPIVLCGSKLPPPMEFPGGNISVTHHFFPHQFPVSSFLLNYARDSGECPETSFECLGGRCLPLSWRCNGQVECLHEAGGLGTDEEGCELEEEDTQEPLLKFSTTQAEDARAKQNVERNNDRDSERSTTDDKTPEISSESDLWDLFNERTEEEAQLEREQPQTHREPVVTPAPIEWPCGGLLQTFYGTFSPPANHGPAMFCVWTLDPQDSRPLRLDLQQLVFGPGDRLTVYNREQGKGDVIKIITSASNYKSVQVESHTGVLSMTYETLPGSEGSGFNATFHVGTYCPPWEGRCGGAAGGCFTQEQRCDGKWDCPETGKDEEGCRGCSLSQFACGVAGQRSLASSHFAGRPVCYPVSERCNYQLYCADGSDERDCTVCQPGTFHCDSDRCVFESWRCDGQVDCKDGTDELNCTVILPRKVITAATVGSLVCGLLLVIAMGCTCKLYSLRTREYSLFAPISRQEAELIQQQAPPSYGQLIAQGIIPPVEDFPTENPNETSSLSLRGILQLLRQDAANSPHRRRRPRFVRRAVRRMRRWGLIPRPPPRPSQASSSSQQQTDSAPAGQEPTNSTPTSSSLAVEAVNQPVPQKLGLLVQTEQQQQQQQQQQQEAPPPLLPPPAVSPPPPPYAPPAPPSATPPVPPSSPSLASIFHTLGLSISLFRASPSSSSSSSTNSMPLSASPSFSLSSSDDEVLLIPLTEDTNSEDDVPMLT, from the exons ATGATGACCATCACGTTTAACCTCCCTGTCCTTCTAGTTTTCACCATAGCAG CGTGCAGCCATTTTGAACCAGCCCTCTGCTCAG CCCGCTGTGGGCACTCTCTCCAGGTTTTAGACTCTAAAGTTGGAGAGATCAGGAGTTCAGCTTACCACAGCTGGTCCTACCGCTTCGGCTCAACATATGACTGCTGGATCATCAAAGGAGCAGAAGGAGAACCTATTGTCTTAAG TTTCTCCCAGTTCTCGGCTCGCTGTCGGAAGGAATGGGTGACGATAAAATCCTCAGCTGGTGGAGATCCCATCGTCCTTTGTGGCTCCAAACTGCCACCGCCAATGGAGTTCCCAGGGGGAAATATTTCAGTGACGCACCACTTCTTCCCACATCAGTTCCCTGTATCGTCTTTTCTGCTGAACTATGCCAGAG ATTCTGGTGAATGCCCAGAAACATCCTTTGAGTGCCTTGGGGGTCGCTGCCTTCCTCTCTCTTGGCGTTGTAATGGTCAGGTAGAGTGTCTCCATGAAGCGGGCGGCCTCGGCACAGATGAAGAGGGCTGTGAATTAGAAGAAGAAGACACACAAGAACCTCTCTTAAAGTTCAGCACCACACAGGCTGAAGATGCTAGAGCCAAGCAGAACGTGGAGAGGAACAACGACAGAGACTCAGAGAGGAGTACAACTGATGATAAGACTCCTGAGATCAGTTCAGAGTCTGATTTGTGGGACCTGTTCAATGAGCGGACAGAGGAAGAGGCGCAGCTGGAGCGAGAGCAGCCACAGACTCACAGAGAGCCGGTGGTGACACCCGCTCCCATTGAGTGGCCCTGCGGTGGGCTCCTCCAGACCTTCTATGGGACCTTCTCTCCTCCGGCAAACCACGGTCCGGCGATGTTCTGCGTCTGGACTCTGGATCCACAGGACTCGAGGCCCCTCAGACTTGACCTGCAGCAGCTGGTTTTTGGGCCTGGGGACCGGCTCACTGTGTACAACAGAGAGCAAGGAAAAGGAGACGTTATTAAAATT ATCACCAGCGCCTCCAACTACAAGTCAGTCCAGGTTGAATCCCACACCGGCGTGCTGTCGATGACATACGAGACTCTTCCAGGCTCTGAGGGCAGCGGTTTCAACGCCACCTTCCACGTTGGGACCTACTGTCCCCCCTGGGAGGGCCGCTGTGGGGGGGCAGCGGGAGGTTGCTTCACACAGGAGCAACGCTGTGATGGGAAGTGGGACTGTCCCGAGACTGGGAAGGACGAGGAAGGATGCAGAGGCTGCAGCCTGAGCCAGTTCGCCTGTGGGGTGGCGGGGCAGAGATCTTTGGCGTCTAGTCACTTCGCTGGTAGACCGGTCTGCTACCCGGTCTCAGAGCGATGTAACTACCAGCTGTACTGCGCCGACGGCAGCGATGAGAGGGACTGCACTGTGTGTCAGCCTGGGACCTTTCATTGTGACAGCGACAG gtgtgtgtttgagagcTGGCGCTGTGACGGCCAGGTGGACTGTAAAGATGGTACGGATGAGCTCAACTGCACAGTCATCCTGCCTCGCAAGGTCATCACCGCGGCAACAGTGGGAAGTCTGGTCTGTGGGCTTCTGCTGGTCATCGCGATGGGCTGCACCTGTAAACTGTACTCACTCAGGACCAGGGAGTACAG cttgtTTGCTCCAATCAGCCGTCAGGAAGCTGAGCTGATCCAGCAACAGGCTCCTCCCTCCTACGGTCAGCTGATTGCCCAGGGCATCATCCCCCCAGTGGAGGACTTCCCCACAGAAAACCCCAACGAG ACCTCGTCTCTTTCCCTGAGGGGAATACTCCAGCTCCTCCGCCAGGATGCCGCAAACTCACCACACCGCAGACGTCGGCCCCGATTCGTTCGCCGGGCAGTCCGCCGCATGAGGAGGTGGGGTCTAATCCCCAGACCTCCCCCCAGGCCGAGCCAGGCGTCAAGCTCCAGTCAGCAGCAGACGGACTCCGCTCCAGCTGGTCAAGAACCAACCAACTCCACCCCCACAAGCTCCTCGTTGGCGGTGGAGGCGGTCAACCAACCAGTGCCTCAGAAACTCGGCCTGTTGGTTCAGACggagcaacaacagcagcagcagcagcaacagcaacagGAAGCGCCGCCTCCTCTGCTCCCTCCCCCAGCCGTTTCACCACCACCGCCTCCTTACGCTCCCCCAGCTCCACCCTCGGCCACACCTCCAGTCCCCCCGAGCAGCCCCTCCTTGGCCTCCATCTTCCACACGTTGGGGCTGAGTATCTCCCTCTTCAGAGCTTCGCCttcctcatcctcttcttcctcgACTAACTCCATGCCCCTCTCGGCTTCCCCTTCCTTCTCCTTGTCCTCTTCAGACGACGAGGTGCTGCTCATTCCTCTGACAGAGGACACCAACTCAGAGGACGACGTGCCCATGCTGACCTGA